A single region of the Enterococcus mundtii genome encodes:
- a CDS encoding PTS sugar transporter subunit IIC, giving the protein MQKFNDLLDRSLVPIATRLNNQRHIAAVRDAFMLIFPLTISSSLVILVNNILFSKDSFIVQLFQLSRIFPNLESAQQVLASVANGTINIMSLFIAFLVAQLLAKHFEADATLVGLTSVACFMIFYPTSFAVDEMNVISTQYLGAQGLFVAMIVACLVGEFLPKLFKVKKLQIKMPELVPPAVSRSFSGMIPIIIVVSMSALINFFVLMIAPEGINELIYAGIQAPLRDLGGNVFGVLLLAFIQTLLFSIGIHGPNTLNAVRSAIFTEQDLANLQFINDGGSLWDVPYKETWGILNDMFANMGGTGMTLGLIIAIFIASRRPEYREIAKLSFVPGIFQINEPMIFGLPIVLNPIMIIPFVLTSMVNILVGYFVTVVWPIMPSPAIGLPWTTPGIINLFLGTGGNIMGIVIGVLCLAISVLIYLPFVMASNRAQRTEI; this is encoded by the coding sequence ATGCAAAAATTCAATGATTTATTAGATCGAAGTCTTGTTCCTATTGCAACACGGTTAAACAACCAACGACATATTGCAGCCGTTCGAGATGCATTCATGCTTATTTTTCCATTGACGATTTCTTCTTCATTAGTCATCCTAGTCAATAATATTTTATTTTCAAAAGACAGTTTTATCGTGCAATTATTTCAACTTTCACGTATTTTTCCAAATTTAGAAAGTGCACAACAAGTCCTTGCTTCTGTAGCAAATGGCACAATCAATATCATGAGTTTGTTTATTGCTTTTTTAGTCGCTCAGCTGTTGGCAAAACATTTCGAAGCTGATGCAACCTTAGTTGGGCTAACTAGTGTCGCTTGCTTTATGATTTTTTACCCTACTTCTTTTGCAGTCGATGAAATGAATGTCATCTCGACGCAATATTTGGGTGCTCAAGGTTTATTCGTTGCGATGATTGTCGCTTGCTTGGTTGGCGAATTCTTACCGAAATTATTCAAAGTTAAGAAATTACAAATCAAGATGCCTGAACTCGTTCCACCAGCTGTTTCTCGCTCTTTTTCTGGAATGATCCCAATCATTATCGTTGTTTCTATGTCAGCTTTGATCAACTTCTTCGTCTTGATGATCGCGCCTGAAGGAATCAACGAGTTGATTTATGCCGGTATCCAAGCACCTTTACGTGACTTAGGTGGGAATGTGTTTGGTGTCCTACTCTTAGCTTTTATTCAGACACTGCTATTTTCTATTGGTATTCATGGTCCAAACACATTGAATGCTGTTCGTTCAGCGATTTTTACCGAGCAAGACTTAGCCAATCTCCAATTCATCAATGATGGTGGTTCGCTGTGGGATGTCCCTTACAAGGAAACTTGGGGCATCTTGAACGATATGTTTGCAAACATGGGTGGAACGGGTATGACCTTAGGCTTGATCATTGCGATTTTTATTGCTTCACGACGACCTGAATATCGCGAAATCGCCAAACTATCTTTTGTACCAGGTATTTTTCAAATCAATGAACCGATGATTTTTGGACTACCGATCGTCTTAAATCCAATTATGATCATTCCTTTTGTTTTAACATCGATGGTCAATATTCTGGTCGGTTACTTCGTCACAGTCGTCTGGCCAATCATGCCATCACCAGCGATTGGTTTACCTTGGACCACCCCAGGGATCATCAATTTGTTTTTAGGAACTGGTGGGAATATCATGGGAATTGTAATAGGCGTACTTTGTTTAGCGATTTCCGTTTTGATTTACCTACCTTTTGTCATGGCTTCCAACCGCGCACAACGCACAGAGATATAA
- a CDS encoding MurR/RpiR family transcriptional regulator, translating into MAIFESLNLNKLSAVEQEIYRFIVNNLEKIPYMRVRDIATDAHVSSTSVFRFIQKVGFDSFPEFRFYIKNHLEKAHYETDDKQLMLEERINQLNMTIFHPDIEYQIKKMAKTLRQADFILFMGMGASGALAQYVARKLANIGYFCISLDELTYPIRSFLRPDQKNALVFLSVSGETKELIEVISGLAHADSVHKYCITAHKESSLAQLCDYSIDYAIKEERKDIFLDLTSQLPSMAILETLIGYLEDE; encoded by the coding sequence ATGGCTATCTTTGAAAGTCTTAACTTAAATAAATTGTCTGCCGTTGAACAAGAGATTTACCGCTTTATCGTTAATAACCTTGAGAAAATACCTTATATGCGGGTACGAGATATTGCGACGGATGCGCATGTTTCGTCAACCTCTGTCTTTCGTTTTATCCAAAAAGTCGGCTTTGATTCATTTCCGGAATTTCGTTTTTATATTAAAAATCATTTGGAAAAAGCCCATTATGAAACAGATGACAAGCAATTAATGTTAGAAGAACGAATCAATCAGTTGAACATGACGATTTTTCATCCCGATATTGAATATCAAATCAAAAAAATGGCAAAAACATTGCGTCAAGCTGATTTTATCCTATTTATGGGCATGGGGGCTTCGGGAGCATTAGCGCAATATGTGGCACGAAAATTAGCGAATATCGGTTACTTTTGTATTAGCTTAGATGAACTGACTTATCCGATTCGTAGCTTTTTGCGTCCAGATCAAAAAAATGCGTTAGTCTTTTTGAGTGTTTCAGGTGAAACAAAAGAACTGATCGAAGTAATTTCAGGTTTAGCTCATGCGGATAGCGTGCATAAGTATTGTATTACCGCTCATAAAGAAAGTTCATTGGCCCAATTGTGTGATTACTCAATTGACTATGCCATTAAAGAAGAACGGAAAGACATCTTTCTTGATTTGACTAGTCAGCTACCTTCCATGGCGATCCTTGAAACACTGATCGGTTATTTAGAGGATGAATGA
- a CDS encoding MazG nucleotide pyrophosphohydrolase domain-containing protein translates to MNIKEYNDWVVDFYKKRKWYDYDPFIRIGFLTEEVGEVSRAVRSLEIGRDRPDESIQTIDFYKENLMEELGDVLDNVLILADKYDLSFEEIIHHHKQKLEKRFNM, encoded by the coding sequence ATGAACATAAAAGAATACAACGACTGGGTGGTTGATTTTTATAAAAAAAGAAAGTGGTACGACTACGATCCATTTATCCGTATCGGCTTTTTAACTGAAGAAGTTGGCGAAGTTTCAAGAGCGGTTCGAAGTCTCGAAATCGGTCGTGATCGTCCGGATGAATCTATACAAACAATTGATTTTTACAAGGAAAATCTGATGGAGGAATTGGGTGATGTCTTAGATAATGTTCTGATTCTTGCTGATAAATATGACCTATCCTTCGAAGAAATCATTCATCACCACAAACAAAAACTAGAGAAGCGGTTCAATATGTAG